A segment of the Diachasmimorpha longicaudata isolate KC_UGA_2023 chromosome 5, iyDiaLong2, whole genome shotgun sequence genome:
CAACTATCTACTGTACGACAAATACCTTAATTTTGAACCTCCTTCTTACAATATTTACAATCACTTAGCAAAATAgctcataaaaattaaatattctctaACTCTAATTTCATCACACTACACATCCCCTTTCGGAATTTGTTATATACATATCATTCGCAATGAGGTAGACTCCTGAAGACtttccaaaataaaattcatcataaattaaattctttcaTTCCACTCCATTACGGACTACATTCACTATGAGAGCAAGTACCAACAGTTGCACAACTGTATCAATCTATTAGTCTTAAAGCATGAGAATCATGGAATATTTTGGTCAAGTTCAAGCACACCGAAGCACCATTTGCCAATTGAGCAAACTGTATCCACCGTCAATTCTCATTTCCCTTATCTATCTACTTATTAACTGTCAAATCTCTAACTGTGTTTGGAAAATATTGCTGTGAACTAGATCACATGATTTCATTGCAGACAAGCACGACACGATAAAAACAAACATGATAATAATGGAATAAGAGAGCTCGTCTCTGGAATGGCATTCGGCCATTcagcgtttttttttctcgatgcaAATTGCATTGATAATGCAGTATTAAATCAATCAGAATTATCTTTGAAACTAGCAACCAGTTGGTACAGGTTTCATATTTGCAATTGCACTCATCCTTCTCACTGGCCCAGTCAATCTCCTCTCAATTTCCTCAAGGGATCGACCCCTTGTTTCTGGCACAAGGCTTATGACAAACATTAATCCGGCAGCGCAAATAACAGCGAATATGAGGAACGTTCCACTTGTTCCAATAAGTGCGATAATGTCCTTGAATGTTTTTGTTACAATAAATGTACAAGTCCAGTTGAAACCGGTGGCAACACTGGCTGCGGGTCCGCGTATCTTAGCTGGTAAAATTTCACCCATCATCAGCCAGGGAACTGGTCCGAAACCCAGGGAAAATCCTATCACGTAAATGACAAAACTAACGAGTGGTAGCCATCCTACAGCTACTACATCGTGACCGGTTTCTTTGAAATAGAAGAAGATGCTGAGTGCTGCTAGAGTTACTATCATAGCAGCGCTGCTTATGTAGAGCAGGATTTTACGGCCCAATCTATCGATCAAAGCTGTTGCTACGAAGGTAGATGCAAAATTGACAACTCCCACGATGATAGTACTGAGATTGCTTTCAATGGTACTGCCAGCGCTCTGTAAGAACAAAAAGACAAAGATTTGTTAAAACATTGTTCAGTCGAGATTATTGCCATGGATATGTGTTACTTCATACCCATGTTGTCTACAGCTGATGATAAAATGAGAAGTATGAGGAAACATTCCTAAATTTACCGGCCAAAATTGGAGCAATTTTcccataaaagttgatattaaattccaaaaattacaACCGAATTATTATGCAATGAGCCCGGTAACTCCAGAAAACTACCACAACATCATCAGCCATCGAATTAAGTACTCGAATTACAGCTAGCCACCTGCGTCATCCGTCTAACTTTTCATATAAAGACCAGCCTATGAAATTCGACGAATAGCAGTGAGAATCACTCCAAAAATTAGGCTGTTTGACTCGAAATCAAGGGAATGTCTGACGCAGTAAATAATTGGATTATTAACAATttacttcaattttcaaaCTATTTTCCGTCATAGATTCAACGTTATTTTTCCACGTAAATCGCCTGTTGATGGAATGAGTGAATGGACGGTGCGTGAAAGAATGAGCATCGCAATGTCGATATTAACAtgctaatgaaaaaaaatatccaacaaacaTGGACACCTGACATTCTATAATAATGACATATTTTCGCGTAAATTAATGATTTGACGTAGAAGTCATGTCCTGTTGTGAGTGATCTACACATTGTGTGATACAATACGAACCTTGAAAATTTCCACGGTGTAAAAAATAACAGCATTGATTCCAGAAAGTTGTTGGAAGAACATGAGACCCAGTGAAATTGCCAGtggtttcatatttttcggtTGCAGTAAATCATTAAGTACGCTGTGTCCAGCATTTCTTTCAGTGTCCACGTGTGACTTCTCAATTCCACCGAGCTCTTCATTAATATCAGCATGTTTTCCACGGAGCCATTGAAGTGATTTGTGTGCACGCTTCCCTCTGCCCTTGGAAATGTACCACCTTGGAGTTTCGGGAATGAGGAACATGAGCAAGAGATACGGTATTGGCATACAAGCGCCAAGGAGGGCAAGCTTAGACCAGTCAAGGTATCTTCCAGCGGCGTAACAAATTAGTATTCCGATGTTACCAAAGGCTGTTGGAAG
Coding sequences within it:
- the LOC135162684 gene encoding facilitated trehalose transporter Tret1-like isoform X3, with the protein product MKILMRADTHVNIEVPGNAPVAKCTFSQILAALTVSLGSMVVGFSCSYTSPALPSMNATAPFEFNEQISSWIGSVLPLSALFGGMIGGPLIEYLGRRNTILATAFPFIGAYLFIAKATSHWLVLVGRALCGLSVGIASLSLPVYLGETIQPEVRGTLGLLPTAFGNIGILICYAAGRYLDWSKLALLGACMPIPYLLLMFLIPETPRWYISKGRGKRAHKSLQWLRGKHADINEELGGIEKSHVDTERNAGHSVLNDLLQPKNMKPLAISLGLMFFQQLSGINAVIFYTVEIFKSAGSTIESNLSTIIVGVVNFASTFVATALIDRLGRKILLYISSAAMIVTLAALSIFFYFKETGHDVVAVGWLPLVSFVIYVIGFSLGFGPVPWLMMGEILPAKIRGPAASVATGFNWTCTFIVTKTFKDIIALIGTSGTFLIFAVICAAGLMFVISLVPETRGRSLEEIERRLTGPVRRMSAIANMKPVPTGC
- the LOC135162684 gene encoding facilitated trehalose transporter Tret1-like isoform X2 translates to MEESDKFDMERSILPKYYSRVPFLTRSSTSSTLTQDCASNTTLVTNASPFNSQQALIANKNRNEINNNPPSHYYATNLTHENGVKNSRIYNPLNEDLKEFKQLEPLVAKDQVGTDNSNIIMGSPIQLEENGNRPVPPHPIKARNPRISILPQILAALTVSLGSMVVGFSCSYTSPALPSMNATAPFEFNEQISSWIGSVLPLSALFGGMIGGPLIEYLGRRNTILATAFPFIGAYLFIAKATSHWLVLVGRALCGLSVGIASLSLPVYLGETIQPEVRGTLGLLPTAFGNIGILICYAAGRYLDWSKLALLGACMPIPYLLLMFLIPETPRWYISKGRGKRAHKSLQWLRGKHADINEELGGIEKSHVDTERNAGHSVLNDLLQPKNMKPLAISLGLMFFQQLSGINAVIFYTVEIFKSAGSTIESNLSTIIVGVVNFASTFVATALIDRLGRKILLYISSAAMIVTLAALSIFFYFKETGHDVVAVGWLPLVSFVIYVIGFSLGFGPVPWLMMGEILPAKIRGPAASVATGFNWTCTFIVTKTFKDIIALIGTSGTFLIFAVICAAGLMFVISLVPETRGRSLEEIERRLTGPVRRMSAIANMKPVPTGC
- the LOC135162684 gene encoding facilitated trehalose transporter Tret1-like isoform X1, with protein sequence MSSQRRQMMQPWPLCIMPFSRQKERSILPKYYSRVPFLTRSSTSSTLTQDCASNTTLVTNASPFNSQQALIANKNRNEINNNPPSHYYATNLTHENGVKNSRIYNPLNEDLKEFKQLEPLVAKDQVGTDNSNIIMGSPIQLEENGNRPVPPHPIKARNPRISILPQILAALTVSLGSMVVGFSCSYTSPALPSMNATAPFEFNEQISSWIGSVLPLSALFGGMIGGPLIEYLGRRNTILATAFPFIGAYLFIAKATSHWLVLVGRALCGLSVGIASLSLPVYLGETIQPEVRGTLGLLPTAFGNIGILICYAAGRYLDWSKLALLGACMPIPYLLLMFLIPETPRWYISKGRGKRAHKSLQWLRGKHADINEELGGIEKSHVDTERNAGHSVLNDLLQPKNMKPLAISLGLMFFQQLSGINAVIFYTVEIFKSAGSTIESNLSTIIVGVVNFASTFVATALIDRLGRKILLYISSAAMIVTLAALSIFFYFKETGHDVVAVGWLPLVSFVIYVIGFSLGFGPVPWLMMGEILPAKIRGPAASVATGFNWTCTFIVTKTFKDIIALIGTSGTFLIFAVICAAGLMFVISLVPETRGRSLEEIERRLTGPVRRMSAIANMKPVPTGC